A genomic window from Brassica oleracea var. oleracea cultivar TO1000 chromosome C8, BOL, whole genome shotgun sequence includes:
- the LOC106312040 gene encoding aldehyde dehydrogenase family 2 member B7, mitochondrial isoform X1 produces MASRRVSSLLSRSLMSSSSPFSLRGKDPLMNRGARRYSNLAASLEDTITPPVKVEQTQLLINGKFVDSASGKTFPTLDPRTGEVIAQVAEGDVEDVNRAVVAARKAFDEGPWPRMTAYVNQKKSFLYVFKDLTLTHVWIRFLQERSKILFRFADLIEKHNDEIAALETWDNGKPYEQSAKIEVPMLARVFRYYAGWADKIHGMTVPGDGSHHVQTLHEPIGVAGQIIPWNFPLLMLSWKLGPALACGNTVVLKTAEQTPLSALLVGRLLHEAGLPEGVVNIVSGFGPTAGAAIASHMDIDKVAFTGSTDVGKIILELASKSNLKAVTLELGGKSPFIVCEDADVDQAVEMAHFALFFNQGQCCCAGSRTFVHERVYDEFVEKAKARAINRAVGDPFKSGIEQGPQVDSEQFEKILKYIRHGVDSGATLQAGGDRHGSKGYYIQPTVFSDVKDDMLIAKDEIFGPVQTILKFKNLDEVIARANNSRYGLAAGVFTQNLDTANRLMRALRVGSVWINCFDVFDATIPFGGYKMSGIGREKGIYSLNNYLQVKAVVTSIKNPAWL; encoded by the exons ATGGCGTCAAGAAGAGTTTCCTCGCTGCTCTCTCGCTCCCTCATGTCCTCATCTTCTCCCTTCTCTCTTAGAG GTAAAGATCCTCTCATGAACAGAGGAGCTCGCAGGTACAGCAACCTCGCTGCTTCTCTCGAAGACACCATCACTCCGCCTGTGAAAGTCGAGCAGACTCAGCTCCTAATCAACGGCAAGTTCGTTGATTCTGCCTCAG GAAAGACTTTCCCCACATTGGATCCAAGAACTGGGGAAGTGATAGCTCAGGTGGCTGAGGGTGACGTGGAAGACGTGAACCGTGCGGTTGTAGCCGCCCGCAAGGCCTTTGACGAGGGTCCATGGCCTAGAATGACTGCTTACGTAAACCAAAAAAAAAGTTTCCTTTACGTTTTTAAAGATTTAACTCTCACACATGTTTGGATTCGTTTTCTTCAGGAGAGGTCGAAGATACTGTTTCGTTTCGCTGACTTGATTGAGAAACACAACGACGAGATCGCTGCTCTCGAGACTTGGGACAATGGCAAGCCTTATGAGCAGTCTGCCAAGATTGAAGTTCCTATGCTTGCTAGAGTGTTCCGTTACTATGCTG GTTGGGCGGACAAGATCCATGGAATGACGGTTCCAGGAGACGGTTCGCACCATGTGCAGACGCTCCACGAGCCGATTGGAGTCGCTGGACAGATCATCCCATGGAACTTCCCTCTTCTCATGCTCTCGTGGAAGCTTGGACCAGCTTTAGCTTGCGGGAACACCGTTGTGCTCAAGACGGCTGAGCAGACTCCTCTCTCTGCTCTTCTTGTTGGAAGACTACTTCACGAG GCTGGACTTCCTGAAGGAGTTGTGAATATAGTTTCTGGATTTGGTCCTACCGCTGGTGCAGCCATTGCTAGTCACATGGACATTGACAAG GTTGCTTTCACCGGTTCTACTGATGTTGGAAAGATTATTCTTGAGTTGGCTTCAAAAAGTAACCTCAAGGCAGTGACTCTTGAGCTTGGAGGCAAGTCACCATTCATTGTATGTGAAGATGCTGACGTGGATCAGGCCGTTGAGATGGCTCATTTCGCTTTGTTCTTTAACCAG GGACAATGCTGCTGTGCTGGCTCGCGTACATTTGTACATGAACGAGTGTATGATGAGTTTGTAGAGAAAGCTAAAGCTCGTGCAATCAACCGCGCTGTTGGAGATCCCTTCAAGTCAGGGATTGAGCAAGGTCCCCAG GTGGACTCGGAGCAGTTCGAGAAAATCCTGAAGTACATTAGACATGGAGTCGATAGTGGAGCCACCTTACAAGCTGGAGGTGACCGTCATGGTTCTAAGGGTTACTACATTCAACCTACTGTCTTCTCTGACGTCAAG GACGACATGCTCATAGCAAAAGACGAGATCTTCGGACCAGTTCAGACCATACTTAAGTTCAA GAATCTGGATGAGGTGATTGCAAGGGCGAACAACTCAAGGTACGGTTTAGCTGCAGGAGTGTTCACACAGAATCTGGACACAGCGAATCGGCTGATGCGAGCGCTCAGGGTTGGAAGCGTTTGGATAAACTGTTTCGATGTGTTTGATGCAACAATCCCGTTCGGAGGGTATAAGATGAGTGGCATTGGAAGAGAGAAAGGTATCTACAGTCTCAACAATTACTTGCAAGTCAAGGCTGTTGTCACTTCTATCAAGAACCCCGCTTGGCTCTAA
- the LOC106312040 gene encoding aldehyde dehydrogenase family 2 member B7, mitochondrial isoform X2 → MASRRVSSLLSRSLMSSSSPFSLRGKDPLMNRGARRYSNLAASLEDTITPPVKVEQTQLLINGKFVDSASGKTFPTLDPRTGEVIAQVAEGDVEDVNRAVVAARKAFDEGPWPRMTAYERSKILFRFADLIEKHNDEIAALETWDNGKPYEQSAKIEVPMLARVFRYYAGWADKIHGMTVPGDGSHHVQTLHEPIGVAGQIIPWNFPLLMLSWKLGPALACGNTVVLKTAEQTPLSALLVGRLLHEAGLPEGVVNIVSGFGPTAGAAIASHMDIDKVAFTGSTDVGKIILELASKSNLKAVTLELGGKSPFIVCEDADVDQAVEMAHFALFFNQGQCCCAGSRTFVHERVYDEFVEKAKARAINRAVGDPFKSGIEQGPQVDSEQFEKILKYIRHGVDSGATLQAGGDRHGSKGYYIQPTVFSDVKDDMLIAKDEIFGPVQTILKFKNLDEVIARANNSRYGLAAGVFTQNLDTANRLMRALRVGSVWINCFDVFDATIPFGGYKMSGIGREKGIYSLNNYLQVKAVVTSIKNPAWL, encoded by the exons ATGGCGTCAAGAAGAGTTTCCTCGCTGCTCTCTCGCTCCCTCATGTCCTCATCTTCTCCCTTCTCTCTTAGAG GTAAAGATCCTCTCATGAACAGAGGAGCTCGCAGGTACAGCAACCTCGCTGCTTCTCTCGAAGACACCATCACTCCGCCTGTGAAAGTCGAGCAGACTCAGCTCCTAATCAACGGCAAGTTCGTTGATTCTGCCTCAG GAAAGACTTTCCCCACATTGGATCCAAGAACTGGGGAAGTGATAGCTCAGGTGGCTGAGGGTGACGTGGAAGACGTGAACCGTGCGGTTGTAGCCGCCCGCAAGGCCTTTGACGAGGGTCCATGGCCTAGAATGACTGCTTAC GAGAGGTCGAAGATACTGTTTCGTTTCGCTGACTTGATTGAGAAACACAACGACGAGATCGCTGCTCTCGAGACTTGGGACAATGGCAAGCCTTATGAGCAGTCTGCCAAGATTGAAGTTCCTATGCTTGCTAGAGTGTTCCGTTACTATGCTG GTTGGGCGGACAAGATCCATGGAATGACGGTTCCAGGAGACGGTTCGCACCATGTGCAGACGCTCCACGAGCCGATTGGAGTCGCTGGACAGATCATCCCATGGAACTTCCCTCTTCTCATGCTCTCGTGGAAGCTTGGACCAGCTTTAGCTTGCGGGAACACCGTTGTGCTCAAGACGGCTGAGCAGACTCCTCTCTCTGCTCTTCTTGTTGGAAGACTACTTCACGAG GCTGGACTTCCTGAAGGAGTTGTGAATATAGTTTCTGGATTTGGTCCTACCGCTGGTGCAGCCATTGCTAGTCACATGGACATTGACAAG GTTGCTTTCACCGGTTCTACTGATGTTGGAAAGATTATTCTTGAGTTGGCTTCAAAAAGTAACCTCAAGGCAGTGACTCTTGAGCTTGGAGGCAAGTCACCATTCATTGTATGTGAAGATGCTGACGTGGATCAGGCCGTTGAGATGGCTCATTTCGCTTTGTTCTTTAACCAG GGACAATGCTGCTGTGCTGGCTCGCGTACATTTGTACATGAACGAGTGTATGATGAGTTTGTAGAGAAAGCTAAAGCTCGTGCAATCAACCGCGCTGTTGGAGATCCCTTCAAGTCAGGGATTGAGCAAGGTCCCCAG GTGGACTCGGAGCAGTTCGAGAAAATCCTGAAGTACATTAGACATGGAGTCGATAGTGGAGCCACCTTACAAGCTGGAGGTGACCGTCATGGTTCTAAGGGTTACTACATTCAACCTACTGTCTTCTCTGACGTCAAG GACGACATGCTCATAGCAAAAGACGAGATCTTCGGACCAGTTCAGACCATACTTAAGTTCAA GAATCTGGATGAGGTGATTGCAAGGGCGAACAACTCAAGGTACGGTTTAGCTGCAGGAGTGTTCACACAGAATCTGGACACAGCGAATCGGCTGATGCGAGCGCTCAGGGTTGGAAGCGTTTGGATAAACTGTTTCGATGTGTTTGATGCAACAATCCCGTTCGGAGGGTATAAGATGAGTGGCATTGGAAGAGAGAAAGGTATCTACAGTCTCAACAATTACTTGCAAGTCAAGGCTGTTGTCACTTCTATCAAGAACCCCGCTTGGCTCTAA